The following DNA comes from Occultella kanbiaonis.
GGGCGGCGGCTCGACCACGACGACGTCCGGCCGTCGGGTCAGCAGCAGCCGCACCGCCAACGGCACATCGAAGCTCAGGTACTGGAGGTAGCCGCGCACGTACCCGTCACCGTCCCGCAGCACGGGGCGGCGGGAGATCCGGATCGAGGGGTGCGTCGTCGGCGGCGCCCCGGTCGGCTCGGAGACCGTCAGGACGTCCACCCGGGCGCCGGCCGCGTGCAGGGCGTTCGCGAGCGCCGCGAGCCGGAACGAGGCGGCTGCCGCCTCGGGACTGAAGATCCGGGACACCATCGTGACCCGCCTCGGTCGCGGCGTGGGTGATCCGGGCGCGCGGTCGTCCTCCACCGGCTCAGCCGAGGGTCACGGTCCGGCCGGTGCGGGCCGATTCGAGGGCGGCCTCCGCGACCGCGACGGTCGCCAGTCCCTGCCTCATGGTGACGATGTCCGCCGGCTTGCCGAGGATCGCGTCGCGGAACGCCTCGTGCTCGGTCCGCAGAGGCTCCGGCTTGTCGATCGCGTACCGGATCACGTCACCCTCGGACACCCCACGGAACTGGGCCACATCGGCCCAGCGCGTCGGGATGTTCCCGTTCGCGTGGAAGGTGAGGTCGGCCAGCAGCGTGTCGGCCACGAACGTCCCCTTGTCCCCGGTGACGACGGTCAGCCGTTCCTTCATCGGCGAGAGCCAGTTCACCAGGTGGTTCGTCACGGTCCCGTCCGCCAGCAGCCCTGTGATCGCGACCAGGTCCTCGTGCTCGCGGCCGCTCTTGAACGCCGTCCGCGCCGCCACCGACGTGTACGCCTGCTGCGCCACCCAGGCCGTCAGGTCGATGTCGTGGGTGCCGAGGTCCTTGACCACGCCGACGTCGGCGATCCGGGCCGGGAACGGCCCCTGCCGTCGGGTCGCGATCTGATAGACGTCGCCCAGCTCGCCCGCCTCGAGGCGCGCACGCAGCGACTGCAGCGCCGGGTTGTACCGCTCGATGTGCCCGACCGCACCCACCAGGCCCGCACCCTCGAACGCGTCTGCCAGCGCCCGGGCACCCTCGGTGTCCTTGGCGAGCGGCTTCTCGATCAGCGCGTGCACGCCGGCCCCGGCCAGCGCCAGGCCGGCCTCGGTGTGGAACTGCGTGGGCACCGCCACCATCGCGTAGTCGATGCCGGCGTCGATCAGCGCTTGGACGTCAGGCAGGACCGGCAGTGCACCGGCGACATTGTGCGGGTCGCCGCCCGGATCGGCGACGGCCACCAGGTCGACGCCGTCGAGGGAACGCAGCACCCGGGCGTGGTGCCGGCCCATCATGCCGAGGCCGATGAGGCCAGCGCGCAGGTTCGCCATCACGCGCCCGCCTTCGCGACGGTGTTCACAGCGGTGACGATCCGGTCCAGGTCCTGCCGGGAGAGCGAGGGGTGCACCGGGAGCGAGATGACCTCGCGCGCCGCCCTCTCCGTCTCCGGCAGGTCGAGGCCGGGGGCGTAGCCCCGGAGGGACTCGAGGCGGTGGTTCGGGATCGGGTAGTAGACGCCGCAGCCGACGGCGTGCTCCTCGCGCAGCGCGGTGGCGAACGCGTCCCGGTCACCGGGCACCCGGATCGTGTACTGGTGGTAGACGTGCGTGGCACCCTCGGCCACGGCCGGGGTCAGCACGCCCTCGAGGTTCTCGTCCAGGAACGCGGCATTGGCCTGGCGCGCCCTCGTCCAGCCGCCGACCTTCGTCAGCTGCACCCGTCCGATGGCGGCGTGGATGTCCGTCATCCGGGCGTTGAACCCGATGACCTCGTTCGCGTACTGCTTCTGCATGCCCTGGTTGCGCAGCAGCCGGACGTTGCGGGCGATCTCGTCCGTGGCGCACGAGACCATGCCGCCCTCGCCGGAGGTCATGTTCTTCGTCGGGTACAGGGAGAACATCCCGAAGTCGCCGAACGAGCCGACCGGGGCTCCGTTCAGGGTGGCGCCGTGGGCCTGCGCGGCGTCCTCGAAGAGGCGCAGGCCGCGGGAGTCGGCGATCGCGCGCAGCTCGGTCATCGCGGCCGGGTGGCCGTACAGGTGGACCGGCATGATGCCCTTGGTCCGCTCGGTGATCGCGGCCCGGACGCCGGCCGGGTCGAGATTGAAGTACGTGCCCTCGATGTCGGCGAACACGGGGGTGGCCCCGGTGAGCGCCACCGAGTTCCCGGTTGCGGCGAAGGTGAACGAGGGCACGATGACCTCGTCGCCCGGCCCGACCCCGGCGGCCAGCAGACCCAGGTGCAGGCCGGACGTGCCGGAGTTGACGGCCACGCAGGTGCGACCGGCGACGAGCTCGGCCGCGAACTCCGCCTCGAAGGCGGCCACCTCGGGGCCCTGCGCGATCATGCCGCTGCGCAGCACACGGTCCACCGCGGCCCGTTCCTCGTCGCCGATGATCGGTCGTGCGGCAGGGATCAGGTCTTCGGTCACGGGGTCTCCTCAGCATCGTGGTCACGTTCGAGGGCCAGCCCACCGTCGGTCTCGACATAGGTCTCACCCGAACTCGGGCAGCGCCAGTGGCCGCCACCCTCGTCCTCCAGCGGCACCCCGGCACGGCCGACCCATCTCAGCCACCGGGCCGGGACGCCGGCCACCAGGGCGAAGTCCGGCACGTCCCTGGTCACGACGGCGCCCGCGGCCACGGTGGCCCATCGGCCAACCGTCACCGGGGCGATGCACACCGCGCGCGCACCCACCGAGCTCCCCTGCCGCAGCGTGACTCCGACGGCCTCCCAGTCCGCACCGGTCTTCAGGGACCCGTCGGGGTTCACGGCGCGCGGGAACTCGTCATTGGTGAGCACCGCGGCCGGGCCGACGAAGACGCCGTCCTCGAGCACGGCCGGCTCGTAGACGAGCGCGTAGTTCTGGAGCTTGCAGTTGTTGCCGAGGCTCACCCCCGGGCCGACGTACGCGCCGCGCCCGACGACGCAGCCGGTGCCCAGCACGGCGCCCTCGCGAACCTGCGCGAGGTGCCACACGGACGTGCCCTCCCCCAGGAACGCACGCGGGTCGACGTCGGCGGTGTCGCTGATGCGCACTCCCATGCCCGGCTCCTCGCGCTCTCGTCGTCGCCGCGGCCCTGCGCCGCTGGAGGCAGGTTATCGCCCCGTCACCACGGTTGGATCCTCCTCACGCCGTGGCACGCTGCCCCAGCCGGCACTGCCACAATGTGCGCATGACCACGAACGACGACGCCTGGCTCGTGGTGCCGTTGTACAACGAGGCCACCGTGATCGGCGACGTGATCAGGGCGGCCCTGCCCACGTTCGCCAACATCGTCTGTGTGGACGACGGCTCCACGGACTCCTCCGCGGCCGCGGCCCGCGCGGCCGGCGCGCTCGTGGTCCATCACGCCACGAACCTCGGCCAGGGTGCCGCCCTGCAGACCGGCATCGCCTACGTGGTCACGCAGACCGACGCCTCCTATCTGGTCACCTTCGACGCGGATGGCCAGCACCAGGTCTCCGACGCCGAGGCGATGGTGGCGATGGCCCGCGAGGAGGACCTCGCGATCGTGTTCGGCTCCCGGTTCCTCGACGATCGCACGAAGGCCGGCCTCCTGAAGAAGGTCATCCTCAAGACGGCCGTGTGGGTGACGAACCAGAGCACCGGGCTGCGCCTGACCGACGCCCACAACGGCCTGCGGGTGATCCGCCGGGACGCGGCCGCGCGGGTGAACCTCGTCCAGAACCGGATGGCGCACGCCAGCGAGATCGTGCTGCAACTGGGCCGGACGAGGCTGCCCTGGCGCGAGTACCCCGTGCACGTGCTGTACACGGAATACTCCAAGGGCAAGGGCCAGTCGGTGCTGAACTCGGTCAACATCCTCGTCGACCTGGTCTTCAAGTGAGGAGGTGGGCGCCATGGAGAAGATCTGGATCCAGCTGATCCTGCTCGTCGGCATCGCCGCGGTCGCGGTGACCCTCACCCGATCCACGGCGGACGCCCGGCATCAGGCGGTCCGGCGGGTGCTGCTCGTCGGCTTCGTGCTGGCCACTGCCGCGGCGATCATCTACCCGTCGTTCCTGAGCCAGCTGGCCCGGCTGGTCGGGGTCGGCCGGGGCACCGACCTCGTGCTCTACGCCCTCGTCATCGCGTTCCTGTCCTATGTGGCCACGATGTACCGGCGGATGAAGCTGATGGACCGGCAGATCACGGCGCTGACCCGCGAGATCGCCCTCGCCGAGGTCCGCCTCGAACAGGCCGGCTACCCGACCAACCGGCCGCCCGCCAAGGAAGCAGGGTCGGCGCCCGCCGAGACCGACCCCTCCGAGCGGCGGCCCTGAGCGCGTGCCCACCACCAACGCACTCCTCGCGCTGGCAGTGTTCGGATTCGGGATCCTGCTGCTGTACGCGCCCGGCGTCCTCACCCTGCGCCTGGTCGGGCTGCGTGGCCTTGCCCTGGCCGCCCTCGCGCCCCCGGTCACGATCGCGGCCCTGTCCCTGACGGCGATCCTGACCCGGTTCGCCGGCAAGGAGTGGGGCTTGGTCCCGGCCGCGATCGGCCTCGCCGCCACCTTCGGCGCAGCCCTGGTGCTGCGTGCGCTCGGCGTCGTGCTCACCCCCGAGCCGGTGCCCGCCGCTCGGCGGTTCCAGACCATCCTGGTCGTCTGCCTGGCGGCCGGCCTGGTCCTCGCGGTGGTGCCGGTGGCCGTCGGCGCGGGCGGGGTGGACTCGCTGCTGCAGCGGTGGGACGCCGTCTATCACCTGAGCGCGCTGCGGCTCATCGACGAGTCCGGGTCGGCGTCGTCGCTGACCGTCGGCGCCCTCTCCTACGGGACCGGCCAGGCGCATCTCTACCCCGCCGGGTGGCACGCCTTCGCCTCCCTGCTGCCGCTGTCCAGCCCGACGGCGGTGCTGAACCTGGCGGGGACTCTCACCGCTGGTCCGGCGTGGGTGTTGGGCTGCGCGGCGCTGGCGCGCCGCGTGTGGCCGCAACTGCCGCCGGCGCCGGCGTTGGCGGGGCTCGCCGCCGGGCTGATCACGGCCACCCCGATGAGCCTGTGGGTCGGGTGGGGGCACCTGCCGAACGCGGCCGCGCTGGCCATGACCCCGGGTGTGCTCGCGTTCGGGATCGGGGTACTGGAGCGCGCCGGAGCTTCGGCCACGGCGCGTCTCGGCGCCGGCGACGGTCCGGCCGGTCCGCCAAGTGCCGCCGGCGGCTGGCAGCAGCACGCGGCCGGCGTGGTGGTCCTCGCGGCCTGCGCCGTCGGCCTGGGGCTGACCCACCCGAACGCCTTCCTCGCACTCGCGGTCCTGGCGCTGCCGGTGGCCGTGGTCGTCGTGGCGCGGATCTCCCGGTTGGCCTGGGCCGCCGGCCGGCGCCCGTTCGCCGTCGGGCTGCCCGTGGTGGTGGCGGTGCTCGTCGTGGGTGGCGCGGTCGCGTTCGTGAACTCGCCGCTGGCCGGTGCGGTGACAGGCTACGTGGGTGACGAGCCCGACGGCGCGGGCGCCGCCGTCGGGGCCGTCCTGGTGGGCTGGTACGAGCTGTGGCCGCACGTGGTGACCGCGGCGGTGGTGATCGCGGCACCCTACGGCGCGGTGCTCGCGTGGCGTCGCGGCGCCCCGTGGGCGGCGGGCTCGCTCGCCGTGGTGTGGCTGCTGTACGTCGACGCGGCCATGGGCGGACCGACCGGGATCTCCTCACTCTGGTACACCAGCCCGGCGCGCCTGAGCGTGGTCACGGCGATGGTGACCGTGGTGCTGGCCGTCGGCGCCCTCGTGCGTGCGGGCGCGGCGGCTGCCCGCCGATGGCCGGCCGGACGCGGCCGGGCCGTCGCGGCCGCTGCCCTCGTCGTGCTGCTCGCCGTGGCCATGGTCGCCTCGTCCGTCTACAAGGCCGAGCGCACCGCGAAGCTGTACGACCCGGCCGCCACCGGCGCGCCCCGGTTCGTGACCGCCGCCGAGCTCCAGATGCTCGCCGACCTGGACCTGGAGCCGGGTGGGGCCGTGCTCGGCAGCCCGTTCTCCGGTGCCCCGCTGCTGTACGGGCTGCGCGGGGTGCCGGTGGTGTTCCCGATCGCCGGGCAGGTGTGGTCCCCGGCCCAGCAGACGCTCATGGACGGCCTCGACGACCTCTCCGACCCGGAGGTCTGCGCGGCGATGCAGGAGCTCGGCGTGCGGTACCTGTACCAGGACTCCCGCCCCTATCAGGCGTCGGGCGACTACCGGGCGCTGGACGACCTCGAGGTGCCCGGCGCGGAGGTGGTCGCGGAGGCGGACACCGCCCGGATCCTGCGACTGCCGGACTGCAACGACATGTGACCCAGGTCTCCGGCCTGCACAAAACCTCCCCCGGAACGGCGCGGCCGGTCCGCCGGTCCGGCGCCGGGAATCCGTACGATCGTTGATCGATGCCAACCACCGAGAACTCCCCGCGCCCTGCTCACGGCCGACGCCGCGCGCCGCGCCACAGCCGCCGCCTGCAGCGGACCCACGTCCTTCGTGGTGTGCTGCTCACGCTCATCGGCGTGGTCGCGTTCACCGGCACCGGAGCGGCCCTGGCCTACAACTCGCTGCAGCGCAACATCGACCAGCACGACCTCGACGAGATCCTCGGCGAGGACCGCGAGAGCCCGACGGCGGCGGAGCCGGGTGACCCGGCCGAGGGCCAGGCGTACAATCTGCTGGTGCTCGGCTCGGACACCCGCACGGGCGACAACGCCGACTACGGAGAGGCGGAGGGGCAGCGCTCCGACACCACGCTCGTGGTACACATCTCCGCGGACCGGTCCCGGGTGGACGTGGTCTCCATCCCGCGTGACATGATCGTGGATGTCCCGAGCTGCCCGCTCCCGGACGGCTCCGAGTCCGCTGCCGCCGACGACGCCCGCTTCAACTCCGCGTTCGCCTACGGCGGTCAGACCGGTGACACCGCGTACGCCGCCGCGTGCGCGATCCTGACCGTGGAGGAGATGACCGGCCTGTTCATCGACGACTTCGTCGTGGTGGACATGGAGGGCTTCAAGGACATGGTGGACGCCATCGGTGGCGTCGACATGTGCTTCGAGGAGGACATCGTCTCCCCGGAGGCCGGCCTGGACCTGACCGCCGGGTGCCACACCCTCGACGGCGAGACGGCGCTCGCCGTGGCCCGGGCTCGCAAGGGCGTCGACGACGGCAGCGACATCAGCCGGATCGGCCGCCAGCAGGAACTCCTGACAGCCATGGTCGAGCAGGTGATGGCGAAGAACCTGCTCACCGACTCCAGCGGCCTGTTCCAGTTCCTGCAGGCCGCCACCGCGTCGCTGAGCACCAGTGACGGCATCGGCAACATCACCTCGATGGCCGGCCTCGCGTACTCGCTGAACGGCGTCGGCATCGACAACTTCACGTTCGCCACCGTGCCGTTCGACTGGTCCGGGAACGTGGTGCTGCAGAACGCCGACTCCGAGGCGCTCTGGGAGTCGGTGGTGGCCGACCAGCCGCTGGTGCTGCCGCCCGACCCCGAGGCGACCGACGGCACCGAGACCGACGGCACCGAGACCGACGGCACCGAGACCGACGGTGCCACCGGGAACGGGGTCGACGACGGCGAGCCCGACCCCGGTCAGGGCTGACCGTACGTCCATCCCGGAGCACCGGATCGGGACCCGCGAGTTCCGGCACGCCCACCGCGCCCTCCCGATGAGACGATGGAAGCGATGAATCGGCAGACCAGCAGGCCTCGCGCCCGGCACGCCGCGCCACCGGATCGGCGCCGCACCGACCTCGGCCCTGCCCGGAGCCCGGCCGGCGCCCGGACCGCGGCCCGTGCCGGCGGGACCGAGCACCACGACCTCGCCGGGGTGCGCCATGCCCGCAGGCGCCGGCGGCCGCGCCGGCACATCGCGCCCCTGGCCGGCCTCGCAGTGGCGCTGTTCGCCGTCAGCGGCGCGGGCCTGGCGTATCAGGACCTGGACCGCAACATCGGTGGGACGGACATCGAGCCGCTGCTGGGCACCGACCGACCGGAACCGGCACCCCCGGTCGACGGCTCGGCCGGCACCGCCGTCAATCTGCTCCTGATCGGCTCGGACGACCGGTCCGGGGAGAACACGGCGATCGGTGGCCCGAACGTCGAGTCCGGGATCCGTTCGGACACCGTGATCGTCGCGCACATCTCCGCGGACCGGTCCCGGGTGGAGCTGATCTCGATCCCTCGGGACTCCTGGGTGGACATCCCCTCCTGTGACCTTCCCGATGGTTCGACGACCGCGCCGACCACCGGGAAGTTCAACAAGGCCTTCCACCAGGGTGGGCAGACCGGCGACGTCGGCTACGCCGCCGCCTGCACGATCCGGACCATCGAGTCCCTCACCGACGTCCGCATCGACGGCTTCATCGCCGTGGACTTCGGCGGGTTCGTGGACATGGTCGACGCCATCGGCGGCGTCCCGATGTGCATCCCCGAGGACATGGACGACCCGTACGCCCAGCTCGAGCTCAGCGCCGGCGAGCAGGTGCTCAACGGGACGCAGGCGCTCGGGTACGCCCGCGCACGCAAGACGATCGGCGACGGCAGCGACATCGGGCGGATCGCCCGGCAACAGGCCCTGCTTGGTGCCACGGTCCGCCAGGTCCTGAACCAGAACGTGCTGACCGACGCACCGCGGTTGTACGGGTTCCTCGACGCGGCGACGGCGTCCCTGACCACCAGCTCGAACTACGCGTCCATCTCCGCCATGTCCGGACTCGCGTACTCGCTGCGTGACCTGGGCAGCGAGGACATCGCGTTCGTGACCGTGCCGAACGTGGACCGCGGTGACGGGGCGAACGTGCTCTGGACCGACGCGGCCGACGAGATGTGGGCAGCGATCGCCGCCGACCAACCGCTGACCGTCACGGGAGCCGACGACGACACCGCCGACGCCGGTGGCGCCCCCGAGCCGGCCGACCCGCCCGCCAACGGCGCGGCGACGGATCCGACCGAACCTGCGACCGACGCCGCGTCCTCCCCGGCGGCGGCCGACCCCGGCCCTACCCTCGATGGAACCACCGCCGACGACGGGAGTACCCAGTGCGGGTGAGCCGAGACGAGCCGTTCGACAACGAACGCGAGCCCGAGCCGGCCTCCGTCGACCCGTTCGCCGACGCGCCGAGGCGCCCCGCCCCGGGCCGCAAGCCGGCCCGCGGGTCGAGCCGGGCCCGTACCGGCGGTTCGGCGCAGGCCGTGCCTGCGACCGGCGGACCGGAGCGCACGAGCGCACGGTCCACAGCTACGTCGGCCCCCGAGCGCACCGTCCGCCGCACGCCGTCGGGCGCCGCGAGGCCGGCCGCCGTGCGGCCGGCCGTCAAAGCCCCCGCCGAGGAGGCCGGCGCGCCGCCGAGCTTCGCGCCCGGCTCCGGCGAGCGCACGGACCGGGCCCGCGGCACCGGGCCTCGCCCGGCCGCGAACGCGACCCGCGTGATGCCGGCGCAGGGCGAGCAGGCCACGCCCCCGGCGCGTCGTCCGCAGCGCCCGGCCGGCGACCAACCCCGTCGCCCGCCGGGCAGCACCCGTCCTCCGGACGGACCGACGGCCCGGACGGAGCCCAGGGCCCGCAGGCCGAGACGGCGTGGCCGCCGCATCGCGGCCCTGCTCGCGGTCCTGCTCATCCTCGTGCTGGCCTGGCCCGTCGGCCTGCTGGTCTGGGCGAACGGGAAGATCCAGCACACCGACGCCCTCGGTTCCAGCACCCTGACCACCGCCGGCACCACCTACCTCCTGGCCGGCTCGGACTCCCGCGCCGACGGTCAGGTCGCGGACGCGACCGAAGGTCAGCGCGCCGACACGATGATCCTGATCACGGTGCCGCCGAGCGGCGCGACCTCGATGATCTCGCTCCCGCGGGACACCTACGTCGAGATCCCCGGCTACGGCGCGAACAAGCTCAATGCGGCATTCTCCTTCGGCGGCCCGGAACTGCTGGTCGCCACCGTGGAGGGCCTGACCGGCATCGAGGTCGACCACTACGTGGAGATCGGGATGGGCGGGGTCGCGAACATCGTGGACGCCGTCGGCGGCGTCGAGCTGTGCCTCGACTACGACGTGAGCGACGCGGACAGCGGCCTGGAGTGGACCGCCGGCTGCCACGTCGTCGACGGCGCGACCGCGCTCGCGTTCGCCCGGATGCGCAAGGCGGACCCGCTCGGCGACATCGGCCGGACCCAGCGCCAACAGCAGGTGATCCAGGCCGTGACCTCCGCCGTCGCACAGCCCTCGCTGGTGTTCCAGCCCGGCGAACAGGTGCGCCTGGCCGACGAGGGCCTCGCCGCCCTAGTCGTGGACGAGGACACCGGCATCATCGACATGGCCCGGATGGCGCTCGCGTTCCGGGCGGCGACCGGCCCCGACGGCGTCCGCGGCGCGCCGCCGATCTCCGACCTCGCATACCGGCCGGGCGGGATCGGCGAGGCCGTCCTGCTCGACCCGGACCGGGTGGACGCGTTCTTCACCGCGGTCGCCGACGGCACGGTCACCACGGCGGACCTGAACCAATAGCGAGCCGGACCGGCGCGCCGGGACGCACGCACTGTGGTTCGCTGGTCGCCATGACGCACGTGAACGATCCCGCCGTCGTGCGGCGGTTGCTGACCACTCCCGGCCGCTGGGCGGTCGTCGGACTGTCCTCCAACACCACGCGCGCCGCATACGGCGTCGCCCGCTATCTCCAGCAGAACCTCGGGCAGCAGATCGTGCCCGTGCACCCGAAGGCGGAGACCGTTCACGGCGAGCGCGGCTACGCCACGCTCGCGGAGGTACCGGGCGACCTCGACGTCGTCGACGTGTTCGTGAATGCCACGCTCGCCGGTGAGGTGGTGGACCAGGCCATCGCCCGCGGGGCCAAGGCGGTCTGGCTGCAGCTGGACGTCATCGACCAGGCCGCGGCGCATCGTGCCGCCGAGGTCGGGCTGGACGTCGTGATGGACACCTGCCCGGCGATCGAGGGTCCGCTGCTCGGGTTGGGCTGACGGCCTGATCTGCCAGCACTGCACGAGGTCTCGACCAGACCCTGGTGGTCCGGGACTCCAGCGCACCACCACCGGCCTGACCGGATCCTCCGCGGCGGGCCGGGTGTGCGTCCCGCAGCAGGCACCTCGCTATCGTGGAGCCATGTCCCACACCACACCCCGGTCCCGGATCGCCGCCCTGCTGCTCGCACTGCTCGCGGCGGTCGGAACCGGCGTGCTCAGCGGCTGCGACGCGATCTCGGGTGCCGCCGGGGACGCCGTCGAGCGTGCCATCGAGGAGGCCGTTGACGGCCTCGACCTCAGCGACGGCCTTCCCGAGGGCTTCCCCGCGGAGGTCGCCGTGGTCGAGGGCCCGACCCGCGGCGCCGCCAGCACCGACGCCGACGGCGTGACCACCTGGGTGGCCCTGGTGACGGCGGCCGAGTCCGGCACGATCGCGCGCAGCACGCTGGAGGACGCGGGCTTCGAGGTCGACAACGTGGTCACCCACGACGCCGGGCTCATCGCCCAGCTCAGCTCGGACGCCTACGACGTGAAGCTGATCGCCTCGGACACCCGGGTCGTCTACGTGGTGACGCCGGTCGCCTGATCGCGTCAGCCTCGCGCGAGTTCGAGCAGGACCAAGCCCTCGATGACGGGCCCCGCGACCGCGAGGTACATCAGCCCCAGGAACAGCGTGTACAGCACGACGAACGCCGCGCTGCTGCGCAGCCGGCCGGGCTCGCGCAGGTGCGTGGCCACCTTGCGCACCAGTGACGGCGGGTGCCGCACGTCCCAGCTGTTGAGCCGCACGTACCGCCCGAGGTACATCCCGAACGAGACCGCGAGCAGGATCGCCACCACGATCAGCCTTGGCGCGGCGGCCTGCAGTGGCGCCGCCACGTCCCCGTAGACGAGCAGCACGAACAGCAGCTGGGCCAGGAACACGTTGAGCACCGTGTTCAGCACCCCGGACATGGCGAGCGTGATCACCTGCACCACGTCGAACCACATCGGCACGCTCTCCTGCTCGCGTCGGTGGGACATGTTCAGCTCGGTGATGAGGTAGCCGGCGTTCGGCAGCAGGAGCAGCCAGACCACTCCGAGGATCACACCGACGGTCAGCGCGAGCCAGACCTGCGCCAGCGCCAGGACCGGCACCACGAACACGAGCACGCCCATCAGCAGCACCGGTGCGACCGAGAGCATCACGTTCCACAGCATCGGCGTGTAGAGCCGCGCCCGGAACATCGGGCCGCGCAGGAGGATCAGGGCGAGCGCGAACGCGTTCATGCCCGCGACCCCGATGAGCAGGCTGGTCAGCACGGGCGCCCTGTTCCTCTGACCGGGCCGGCCGGCTCAGGCCCCGAATCCGGTGCGCTGCGTGCGCGAGGCGCGCAGCCGCGCACCCTTGTCCAGGGCGGCCTGACGCAACCCCTCCTGGAAGGTGACCATCTTCTCGCGGAGCGCGGCGGCGCCGTCGTCGGCGCCCGCGGCGAGGATCCGGACGGCGAGCAGCCCGGCGTTGCGGGCCCCGCCGACGGACACGGTCGCCACCGGCACGCCGGCCGGCATCTGCACGATGGACAGCAGCGAGTCCATCCCGTCCAGGTGCTTGAGCGGCACCGGCACCCCGATCACGGGCAACGGCGTGACGGAGGCGAGCATGCCCGGCAGGTGGGCCGCTCCCCCGGCGCCGGCGATGATCACGCCGACCCCGCGCCCGGCGGCCTCCTGGCCGAACGCGATCATGTCCTGCGGCATCCGGTGCGCGGAGATCACGTCCACCTCGGGTTCGAGGCCGAACTCCGCGAGCGCGTCGGCGGCGTCCTTCATCACGGGCCAGTCCGAATCGGAGCCCATCACCACGGCGACGGTGTTCATGCGGGGGTCCCTCCCAGGATCGTGGTTGCGGCGCGGGCCCGACGGCGGACCTCGGCCAGGTCCGTGCCGGTCACCGTCACGTGGCCCAGTTTGCGGCCCGGGCGGACCGACTTGCCGTAGAGGTGGACCTTGGCGTCCGGGAAGGCAGCCATCAGGTCCGGGTAGGCCGAGGCCGGGTCCGCGAGTTCGGAGCCGAGCAGGTTCACCATGACCGACCACGGCGCGGTGGCGCTGGTGTCCCCGAGGGGCAGGTCGAGCACGGCCCGCAGGTGCTGCTCGAACTGGCTGGTCACGGAGCCGTCGAGGCTGAAGTGGCCGCTGTTGTGCGGGCGCATCGCGAGCTCGTTGACGAGCAGCACGCCGTCGGCGGCCTCGAACATCTCGACGGCGAGTACCCCGGTCACGTCCAGGCCGTCGGCGATCGTGCGGGCGATGTCCAGCGCATCCTCGGCCACGTGCACGGGCAGATCCGGTGCCGGGGCGATCACCTCGGCGCACACCCCGTTCGCCTGGACGGTCTCGACCACCGGCCAGGCGGCCACCTGCCCGCTCGGCCGCCGCGCGACGAGCGCGGCCAGCTCCCGGCGGAAGGCGACGCGCTCCTCGACGAGGATCTGCCCGTGGTCGGAGTCGAACCAGTGCGCGGCCTCGGCGGCGTCGTGCACCACCAGCACGCCCTTGCCGTCGTAGCCGCCGACCGGGACCTTCGCGATCACGGGCCAGCCGACGCGGTCTCCGAACGCGGTCAGCTCCTCCGGCGTGGCCACCGCCGCCCACCGCGGGCACGGCACCCCGAGCTCGGTGAGCCGGGTGCGCATCACGATCTTGTCCTGGGCGTGCCGG
Coding sequences within:
- a CDS encoding DUF1361 domain-containing protein — protein: MLTSLLIGVAGMNAFALALILLRGPMFRARLYTPMLWNVMLSVAPVLLMGVLVFVVPVLALAQVWLALTVGVILGVVWLLLLPNAGYLITELNMSHRREQESVPMWFDVVQVITLAMSGVLNTVLNVFLAQLLFVLLVYGDVAAPLQAAAPRLIVVAILLAVSFGMYLGRYVRLNSWDVRHPPSLVRKVATHLREPGRLRSSAAFVVLYTLFLGLMYLAVAGPVIEGLVLLELARG
- a CDS encoding LCP family protein; this translates as MSRDEPFDNEREPEPASVDPFADAPRRPAPGRKPARGSSRARTGGSAQAVPATGGPERTSARSTATSAPERTVRRTPSGAARPAAVRPAVKAPAEEAGAPPSFAPGSGERTDRARGTGPRPAANATRVMPAQGEQATPPARRPQRPAGDQPRRPPGSTRPPDGPTARTEPRARRPRRRGRRIAALLAVLLILVLAWPVGLLVWANGKIQHTDALGSSTLTTAGTTYLLAGSDSRADGQVADATEGQRADTMILITVPPSGATSMISLPRDTYVEIPGYGANKLNAAFSFGGPELLVATVEGLTGIEVDHYVEIGMGGVANIVDAVGGVELCLDYDVSDADSGLEWTAGCHVVDGATALAFARMRKADPLGDIGRTQRQQQVIQAVTSAVAQPSLVFQPGEQVRLADEGLAALVVDEDTGIIDMARMALAFRAATGPDGVRGAPPISDLAYRPGGIGEAVLLDPDRVDAFFTAVADGTVTTADLNQ
- a CDS encoding LCP family protein codes for the protein MNRQTSRPRARHAAPPDRRRTDLGPARSPAGARTAARAGGTEHHDLAGVRHARRRRRPRRHIAPLAGLAVALFAVSGAGLAYQDLDRNIGGTDIEPLLGTDRPEPAPPVDGSAGTAVNLLLIGSDDRSGENTAIGGPNVESGIRSDTVIVAHISADRSRVELISIPRDSWVDIPSCDLPDGSTTAPTTGKFNKAFHQGGQTGDVGYAAACTIRTIESLTDVRIDGFIAVDFGGFVDMVDAIGGVPMCIPEDMDDPYAQLELSAGEQVLNGTQALGYARARKTIGDGSDIGRIARQQALLGATVRQVLNQNVLTDAPRLYGFLDAATASLTTSSNYASISAMSGLAYSLRDLGSEDIAFVTVPNVDRGDGANVLWTDAADEMWAAIAADQPLTVTGADDDTADAGGAPEPADPPANGAATDPTEPATDAASSPAAADPGPTLDGTTADDGSTQCG
- the purE gene encoding 5-(carboxyamino)imidazole ribonucleotide mutase — protein: MNTVAVVMGSDSDWPVMKDAADALAEFGLEPEVDVISAHRMPQDMIAFGQEAAGRGVGVIIAGAGGAAHLPGMLASVTPLPVIGVPVPLKHLDGMDSLLSIVQMPAGVPVATVSVGGARNAGLLAVRILAAGADDGAAALREKMVTFQEGLRQAALDKGARLRASRTQRTGFGA
- a CDS encoding CoA-binding protein: MTHVNDPAVVRRLLTTPGRWAVVGLSSNTTRAAYGVARYLQQNLGQQIVPVHPKAETVHGERGYATLAEVPGDLDVVDVFVNATLAGEVVDQAIARGAKAVWLQLDVIDQAAAHRAAEVGLDVVMDTCPAIEGPLLGLG
- a CDS encoding LCP family protein; this translates as MPTTENSPRPAHGRRRAPRHSRRLQRTHVLRGVLLTLIGVVAFTGTGAALAYNSLQRNIDQHDLDEILGEDRESPTAAEPGDPAEGQAYNLLVLGSDTRTGDNADYGEAEGQRSDTTLVVHISADRSRVDVVSIPRDMIVDVPSCPLPDGSESAAADDARFNSAFAYGGQTGDTAYAAACAILTVEEMTGLFIDDFVVVDMEGFKDMVDAIGGVDMCFEEDIVSPEAGLDLTAGCHTLDGETALAVARARKGVDDGSDISRIGRQQELLTAMVEQVMAKNLLTDSSGLFQFLQAATASLSTSDGIGNITSMAGLAYSLNGVGIDNFTFATVPFDWSGNVVLQNADSEALWESVVADQPLVLPPDPEATDGTETDGTETDGTETDGATGNGVDDGEPDPGQG